One Roseomonas gilardii subsp. gilardii genomic region harbors:
- a CDS encoding ABC transporter ATP-binding protein, with amino-acid sequence MRDEAILHTDNRQPLTVGHVSVGYGRRQIIRDLSLRPMLPGTLTALVGPNGAGKSTLLRGLAGLVPAKGQVHLGGQDLSAMSVGRRARHVSYMPQGLPQGVALTVLETLVGALKAVPPASGAVSGEEAARRGLAMLERLGISDLALRGLDRLSGGQRQLAGLAQALVREPEVLLLDEPTSALDLRFQLSVMGLVRQTVLEHGLVGVVVLHDLSLAARFSDRVVVLHDGTVRADGTPGDTLTPAILAEVYGVAARIEFCSQGSLLVLADAPLPRRAA; translated from the coding sequence ATGAGGGACGAAGCCATCCTCCACACGGACAACCGCCAGCCCCTGACCGTCGGGCATGTCTCGGTCGGCTATGGCCGGCGGCAGATCATCCGCGACCTGTCGCTGCGCCCCATGCTGCCCGGCACGCTGACCGCCCTGGTCGGCCCCAACGGCGCCGGCAAGTCCACCCTGCTGCGCGGCCTCGCCGGGCTGGTGCCGGCGAAGGGCCAGGTGCATCTCGGCGGCCAGGACCTGTCCGCCATGTCGGTCGGCCGGCGCGCGCGCCATGTCTCCTACATGCCGCAGGGCCTGCCCCAGGGCGTGGCGCTCACCGTGCTGGAAACGCTGGTCGGCGCGCTGAAGGCCGTGCCCCCCGCCTCCGGCGCCGTCTCGGGCGAGGAAGCCGCCCGCCGCGGCCTCGCGATGCTGGAGCGGCTGGGCATCTCCGACCTCGCCCTGCGCGGTCTGGACCGGCTCTCCGGCGGCCAGCGGCAGCTCGCCGGCCTCGCCCAGGCCCTGGTGCGGGAGCCGGAGGTGCTGCTGCTCGACGAGCCGACCTCGGCGCTCGACCTGCGCTTCCAGCTCTCGGTGATGGGACTGGTGCGGCAGACGGTGCTGGAACACGGGCTGGTCGGCGTGGTGGTGCTGCACGACCTCAGCCTCGCCGCCCGGTTCTCGGACCGGGTGGTGGTGCTGCACGACGGCACGGTGCGGGCGGACGGCACGCCCGGGGACACGCTGACCCCGGCGATCCTGGCCGAGGTCTATGGCGTGGCGGCGCGGATCGAGTTCTGCTCCCAGGGCAGCCTGCTGGTGCTGGCCGACGCGCCTCTCCCCCGGCGGGCGGCCTGA
- the mgtE gene encoding magnesium transporter produces the protein MDTNRDTPGGALADRSSGPGPAPTLREPSPAEYFATQLAQGHVADAVERANILTPEEAAAALALLPDERAVEILDKPELDDPAEIIHFLPRDRAAVLLEGMSADRVADMLRDLEGTERAALVARLSAEMALAVQRLLSYPPRTAGSIMTTEFVSVPSNWTVAETLAHIRAVERTRETVYAIYVVEPRTRALVRAATMRRLITAEPGDFILSATREAEPVTVTPLTSREEVARLFRRHDLLAVPVVDDAHRILGIVTVDDVLDAIVEEGTEDVQRFGGMEASHEPYTELSFVGMIRKRAGWLCALFLSEMLTASAMQHYEDALERAVVLTLFIPLIMSSGGNSGSQATSLLIRALALGELRLRDWWRVALRELPTGLTLGAILGVIGMARITIWQELGFFDYGEHWVLIALTVGAALVGIVTFGSLAGSMLPFILKRIGFDPASASAPFVATLVDVTGLVIYFSVASAILRGTLL, from the coding sequence ATGGACACGAACAGAGACACCCCCGGCGGCGCCCTGGCTGACCGGAGCTCCGGCCCCGGCCCCGCGCCCACCCTGCGCGAGCCGAGCCCGGCCGAGTATTTCGCCACGCAGCTCGCCCAGGGCCATGTCGCGGATGCGGTGGAGCGGGCGAACATCCTCACCCCCGAGGAAGCCGCCGCCGCCCTGGCGCTGCTGCCCGACGAGCGCGCCGTCGAGATCCTCGACAAGCCCGAGCTCGACGATCCGGCGGAGATCATCCACTTCCTGCCGCGCGACCGCGCCGCGGTGCTGCTGGAAGGCATGTCCGCCGACCGCGTGGCCGACATGCTGCGCGACCTCGAGGGCACCGAGCGGGCCGCGCTGGTGGCGCGGCTCAGCGCCGAGATGGCGCTGGCCGTGCAGCGCCTGCTCTCCTATCCGCCGCGCACCGCCGGCAGCATCATGACGACCGAGTTCGTCAGCGTCCCCTCCAACTGGACGGTGGCGGAGACCCTGGCGCATATCCGGGCGGTCGAGCGGACGCGCGAGACGGTTTACGCGATCTATGTGGTGGAGCCGCGGACGCGGGCCCTGGTGCGCGCTGCCACCATGCGCCGCCTCATCACCGCGGAGCCGGGGGATTTCATCCTCTCCGCCACGCGCGAGGCCGAGCCCGTCACCGTCACGCCGCTGACCAGCCGGGAGGAGGTCGCCCGCCTGTTCCGCCGCCACGACCTGCTGGCCGTGCCGGTGGTGGACGACGCGCACCGCATCCTCGGCATCGTCACGGTGGACGACGTGCTCGACGCCATCGTGGAGGAAGGCACCGAGGACGTGCAGCGCTTCGGCGGCATGGAGGCGAGCCACGAGCCCTATACCGAGCTCAGCTTCGTGGGCATGATCCGCAAGCGCGCCGGCTGGCTCTGCGCCCTGTTCCTGAGCGAGATGCTCACCGCCAGCGCCATGCAGCACTACGAGGATGCGCTGGAGCGCGCCGTGGTGCTGACGCTGTTCATCCCGCTGATCATGAGCTCGGGCGGCAATTCCGGCAGCCAGGCGACCTCGCTGCTGATCCGCGCCCTGGCGCTGGGCGAGCTGCGGCTGCGCGACTGGTGGCGCGTGGCGCTGCGCGAGCTGCCGACCGGCCTCACCCTGGGCGCCATCCTGGGCGTCATCGGCATGGCGCGCATCACGATCTGGCAGGAACTCGGCTTCTTCGACTATGGTGAGCACTGGGTGCTGATCGCCCTGACCGTGGGCGCCGCCCTGGTGGGCATCGTGACCTTCGGTTCCCTCGCCGGCTCGATGCTGCCCTTCATCCTGAAGCGCATCGGCTTCGATCCGGCCAGCGCCTCCGCCCCCTTCGTGGCGACGCTGGTGGATGTCACGGGGCTGGTGATCTACTTCTCCGTCGCCTCGGCCATCCTGCGCGGAACGCTGCTGTGA
- a CDS encoding response regulator transcription factor, with protein MRILLVEDDAEVARFVTKGLREAGHTVEHSSNGRDGLFLAASEPFDLLVLDRMLPGGVDGVRLVETLRTQGNRTPVLFLSALSAVDERVKGLKAGGDDYLAKPFAFAELLARVEALGRRPAVDAPATRLKVADLELDLLSRTVTRGDKRIEIQPREFRLLEHLMRHAGQVVTRTMLLEKVWDYHFDPQTNVIDVHVSRLRQKLDKGFDKPLIHTIRNAGYMLRADP; from the coding sequence ATGCGGATTCTGCTTGTGGAGGACGACGCCGAGGTCGCCCGCTTCGTGACCAAGGGGCTGCGCGAAGCGGGGCATACCGTCGAGCATTCGTCCAATGGCCGGGACGGCCTGTTCCTCGCCGCCTCGGAGCCCTTCGACCTGCTGGTGCTCGACCGGATGCTGCCCGGCGGCGTCGATGGCGTGCGGCTGGTGGAAACCCTGCGTACCCAGGGGAACCGGACGCCCGTGCTGTTCCTGTCCGCCCTCAGCGCCGTGGATGAGCGCGTGAAGGGGCTCAAGGCCGGCGGCGACGACTATCTCGCCAAGCCCTTCGCCTTCGCCGAGCTGCTCGCCCGCGTCGAGGCGCTGGGCCGCCGCCCGGCGGTGGATGCGCCGGCCACGCGGCTGAAGGTCGCGGACCTGGAGCTCGACCTGCTTTCCCGCACCGTGACGCGCGGCGACAAGCGCATCGAGATCCAGCCGCGCGAGTTCCGCCTGCTGGAGCACCTGATGCGCCATGCCGGGCAGGTGGTGACGCGCACCATGCTGCTGGAGAAGGTCTGGGACTATCACTTCGATCCGCAGACCAACGTGATCGACGTGCATGTCTCCCGCCTCCGCCAGAAGCTGGACAAGGGCTTCGACAAGCCGCTGATCCATACCATCCGCAACGCCGGCTACATGCTGCGCGCGGATCCCTGA
- a CDS encoding sensor histidine kinase has protein sequence MNAEPPDGPEREAERGRAGGPSPGGPPHKLPAGAPNGPPRRPRQPLAGLRLLGQRLARLVGGAGFRAAAFFATVFLLAGLVFAAVLWWGTAGALDRQTDATIRSDAAVFQERWREAGRDGLIEAIAQHLAEDVEDQSLYLLTDATGHRLAGNLEAPRDGYFDTYLAGPRWQSLSLLREGVLTEARIFRLDFPNGDVLLLGRDVEDKLRLRELLNEGLAWSAAAAAFFAFAGAWVLRRALEDRLQPAADTAAAIAQGDLSQRVPLSGREDEFDRLGSAMNNMLDRIATLMEGVRGVSDAIAHDLRTPIARARAKLEDALAEAEGAPDQEAAELLRQAVDRGIADLDGITRVFQAVLRIAEVEAGARRAAFAPFDLAPVLADAAELYGASAEAAEQSLVAEIQPNLPLVGNRDLLLQAVANLLDNAVKFSPPDSTVRLRAFRDRQAVHVTVADEGPGMNPEERARAGERFFRTDGARATPGSGLGLSLVRAVTALHGGEVILADTRPGNSRPGLSVTLRLPMDPEQPDDEASG, from the coding sequence ATGAACGCCGAGCCACCGGACGGACCGGAGCGGGAAGCGGAGCGCGGACGGGCGGGCGGGCCATCGCCGGGCGGCCCCCCGCACAAGCTGCCGGCCGGAGCGCCGAACGGGCCGCCACGGCGGCCGCGCCAGCCGCTGGCCGGGCTGCGCCTGCTCGGCCAGCGGCTGGCGCGGCTGGTGGGCGGTGCCGGCTTCCGCGCGGCCGCCTTCTTCGCCACCGTCTTCCTGCTGGCCGGGCTGGTCTTCGCCGCCGTGCTCTGGTGGGGCACCGCCGGGGCGCTGGACCGGCAGACGGACGCCACCATCCGCAGCGATGCCGCCGTTTTCCAGGAACGCTGGCGGGAGGCCGGGCGTGACGGGCTGATCGAGGCCATCGCCCAGCATCTCGCCGAGGACGTGGAGGACCAGAGCCTTTACCTCCTGACCGACGCCACGGGGCACCGGCTCGCCGGGAACCTGGAGGCGCCGCGCGACGGCTATTTCGATACCTATCTCGCCGGGCCGCGCTGGCAATCCCTGTCCCTGCTGCGGGAGGGCGTGCTGACCGAGGCGCGGATCTTCCGCCTCGACTTCCCCAATGGCGACGTGCTGCTGCTGGGCCGCGACGTGGAGGACAAGCTGCGGCTGCGGGAGCTGCTGAACGAGGGCCTCGCCTGGTCCGCCGCCGCCGCTGCCTTCTTCGCCTTCGCCGGTGCCTGGGTGCTGCGCCGGGCGCTGGAGGACCGGCTCCAGCCCGCCGCCGACACCGCCGCCGCGATCGCGCAGGGCGACCTGAGCCAGCGCGTGCCGCTTTCGGGCCGGGAGGACGAGTTCGACCGCCTCGGCAGCGCCATGAACAACATGCTGGACCGCATCGCCACGCTGATGGAGGGGGTGCGCGGCGTGTCCGACGCCATCGCCCACGACCTGCGCACGCCGATCGCCCGCGCCCGCGCCAAGCTGGAGGACGCGCTGGCCGAGGCCGAGGGCGCCCCGGACCAGGAGGCGGCGGAGCTGCTGCGCCAGGCGGTGGACCGCGGCATCGCAGACCTGGACGGTATCACCCGGGTCTTCCAGGCGGTGCTGCGGATCGCGGAGGTGGAGGCCGGCGCCCGGCGCGCCGCCTTCGCCCCCTTCGACCTCGCCCCGGTGCTGGCGGATGCGGCGGAACTCTACGGCGCCTCGGCCGAGGCGGCGGAACAGAGCCTGGTGGCGGAGATCCAGCCCAACCTGCCGCTGGTGGGCAACCGCGACCTGCTGCTGCAGGCGGTGGCCAACCTGCTGGACAATGCGGTGAAGTTCTCGCCGCCGGACAGCACGGTGCGGCTGCGCGCCTTCCGCGACCGTCAGGCGGTGCATGTCACCGTGGCGGATGAGGGGCCGGGCATGAACCCCGAGGAGCGCGCCCGCGCCGGGGAGCGGTTCTTCCGCACCGACGGAGCCCGCGCCACGCCGGGTTCCGGCCTCGGCCTGTCGCTGGTCCGCGCCGTGACCGCGCTGCATGGCGGGGAGGTGATCCTCGCCGATACGCGGCCCGGAAATTCCCGGCCCGGCCTGAGCGTCACGCTGCGCCTGCCGATGGACCCGGAGCAGCCGGATGACGAGGCGAGCGGCTAA
- the aidB gene encoding AidB family quorum-quenching N-acyl homoserine lactonase, translated as MTGESRRIGDRQVTLLLDGIFELPPGVVVHPGGTEARDLALGVLRGTTVRIDVNAFLLRGPDGVTLVDAGTGHAWGPGLGHIRAALARHGVEPGQVDRVLLTHLHGDHALGLLDDMQPWLPRAEILAPERDLAFFTDAAAREATPPERRGGFGIAEKLAGAYAGRLRAVPAGEVLPGIELVPMPGHTPGHAGYLLHSAGAGDSLLLWGDLLHLAGPQSADPELSLAYDLDPAEARRSRRAGLERAAASGWLVAGGHVTGFGRVQEDGAGFRMVAG; from the coding sequence ATGACAGGTGAGAGCCGCCGCATCGGCGACCGGCAGGTGACACTGCTGCTCGACGGCATCTTCGAACTGCCGCCGGGCGTGGTGGTGCATCCCGGCGGGACGGAGGCGCGCGACCTCGCGCTGGGCGTGCTGCGCGGCACGACCGTCCGGATCGACGTCAACGCCTTCCTGTTGCGCGGGCCGGACGGCGTCACGCTGGTCGATGCCGGGACGGGCCATGCCTGGGGGCCGGGGCTCGGGCATATCCGCGCGGCGCTGGCACGGCATGGCGTCGAGCCCGGGCAGGTGGACCGCGTGCTGCTGACCCATCTCCATGGCGATCACGCCCTGGGCCTGCTCGACGACATGCAGCCCTGGCTGCCGCGGGCGGAGATCCTGGCGCCGGAGCGGGACCTGGCCTTCTTCACCGATGCCGCAGCCCGCGAGGCGACGCCGCCGGAGCGGCGCGGCGGCTTCGGAATCGCGGAGAAGCTGGCGGGGGCCTATGCCGGGCGGCTGCGCGCCGTCCCCGCCGGGGAGGTGCTGCCGGGCATCGAACTGGTGCCGATGCCGGGTCATACGCCGGGCCATGCAGGCTATCTGCTGCACAGCGCCGGGGCGGGCGACAGCTTGTTGCTCTGGGGCGACCTGCTGCATCTCGCCGGGCCGCAATCCGCCGATCCGGAGCTGAGCCTGGCCTATGATCTCGACCCCGCCGAGGCCCGGCGCAGCCGCCGGGCGGGGCTGGAGCGGGCGGCCGCCTCGGGCTGGCTGGTCGCGGGCGGGCATGTCACCGGCTTCGGCCGGGTGCAGGAGGATGGCGCGGGGTTCCGGATGGTGGCCGGCTGA
- a CDS encoding class I SAM-dependent DNA methyltransferase — MSRSERSLPSSYFDDIYAGNPDPWGFESKPYEREKYAATLAALPRAHYAAALEIGCSIGVLTEELAKRCDRLLALDAAEAPLARARQRLAGQAHVEFLHGRIPEDWPSGDGPEGRFDLILFSEVLYFLDGEDLKRVCERVARSLRPGGDVVLVHWLPETDFPLSGDEATERFIAGTVDVLKPLSASRSEFYRMDTLRRVD; from the coding sequence ATGAGCCGCAGCGAGCGCAGCCTGCCGAGCAGCTATTTCGACGATATCTATGCCGGGAACCCGGACCCCTGGGGTTTCGAGAGCAAGCCCTATGAGCGGGAGAAATACGCCGCCACCCTCGCGGCCTTGCCGCGTGCGCATTACGCGGCGGCGCTGGAGATCGGCTGTTCCATCGGCGTGCTGACGGAGGAGCTGGCGAAGCGCTGCGACCGCCTGCTGGCGCTGGACGCGGCCGAGGCGCCGCTGGCGCGGGCACGGCAGCGGCTGGCCGGGCAGGCGCATGTGGAGTTCCTGCATGGGCGCATCCCGGAGGACTGGCCCTCCGGGGATGGGCCGGAGGGGCGGTTCGACCTGATCCTGTTCTCCGAGGTGCTGTATTTCCTCGATGGCGAGGACCTGAAGCGTGTCTGCGAAAGGGTCGCGCGCTCGCTGCGCCCCGGCGGCGACGTGGTGCTGGTCCATTGGTTACCGGAGACCGATTTCCCGCTTTCCGGCGACGAGGCCACGGAACGCTTCATCGCCGGCACGGTGGATGTGCTGAAGCCCCTGTCGGCGAGCCGGAGCGAGTTCTACCGGATGGACACGCTGCGGCGCGTGGATTGA
- a CDS encoding PIG-L deacetylase family protein, which yields MKAHEFLRAAESWPLGGLEALLPDAGPVLLLSPHPDDESLGCGGLLAQLATRGREVRVVLVSDGAASHASRLYPPRRLAALRQEEMVAALAVLGLGPERLVALGLPDGAVPQEGPGFEAAAHAIANLALRDGATTILAPWEEDPHGDHLATWRMARHAARDLGLRLLAYPVWGWRHLYPGMLAPVEPVELAAVPRGVRLDIAAELPVKRAAVAAHRSQTTGMIGDDPGGFVLSPAALDVLLRPWELYLEVTP from the coding sequence ATGAAGGCCCACGAGTTTCTCCGCGCCGCGGAATCCTGGCCGCTGGGCGGGCTGGAGGCGCTGTTGCCGGATGCCGGGCCGGTCCTGCTGCTCTCGCCGCATCCGGATGACGAATCCCTCGGCTGCGGCGGGCTGCTGGCGCAGCTCGCGACGCGTGGGCGTGAGGTCCGGGTGGTGCTGGTCTCGGACGGTGCCGCCTCGCATGCCTCGCGCCTCTATCCGCCACGCAGGCTGGCGGCGTTGCGCCAGGAGGAGATGGTGGCGGCGCTGGCCGTGCTCGGCCTGGGACCGGAACGGCTGGTGGCGCTGGGCCTCCCCGATGGGGCGGTGCCGCAGGAGGGGCCGGGCTTCGAGGCGGCGGCGCATGCCATCGCCAACCTGGCGCTGCGTGACGGCGCCACCACGATCCTCGCCCCCTGGGAGGAGGACCCGCATGGCGACCACCTCGCCACCTGGCGGATGGCGCGCCATGCCGCGCGGGATCTGGGCCTGCGCCTGCTGGCCTATCCCGTCTGGGGCTGGCGGCACCTCTATCCGGGGATGCTGGCGCCGGTGGAGCCGGTGGAACTCGCCGCCGTGCCGCGGGGCGTGCGGCTGGACATCGCGGCGGAGCTTCCCGTCAAGCGCGCGGCGGTGGCGGCGCATCGCAGCCAGACCACCGGGATGATCGGGGACGACCCTGGCGGTTTCGTCCTGTCGCCAGCGGCCCTCGACGTGCTGCTGCGTCCCTGGGAACTCTATCTGGAGGTGACGCCATGA
- a CDS encoding acyl-CoA dehydrogenase family protein — translation MAALGRAGLLAAPLPRALGGLGWGSEPEGTMPLMRALRRIGRASLPLGRLFEGHVNALRLVAAHGTPDQAEAAAADARAGCLFGVWAAERPERGLVLEEGMRRLRGGKIWCSGAGLVERALAPAQAPDGVRMLLLPLPKGTGRADLSVWTASGMRASGTGNVDFGGMEVGPGALIGPPGTYFAQPGFSGGAWRFLAVHLGGIEAVVEALRRHLDATGRGGDPHQQARLGQAVTEAEAARLWVREAAWMAEEPEAGGTDPARVVAYVDLARGAVERAGLAVMELAQRSIGLGAFLRPAAIERIARDLATYLRQPGPDRALTSAAQHALAAPAPIGELWER, via the coding sequence GTGGCGGCCCTGGGCAGGGCCGGGCTGCTGGCCGCGCCCCTGCCACGAGCGCTGGGCGGGCTGGGCTGGGGCTCCGAGCCGGAGGGGACGATGCCGCTGATGCGCGCGCTCCGCCGGATCGGCCGGGCCAGCCTGCCGCTGGGGCGGCTCTTCGAGGGGCATGTGAACGCGCTGCGGCTGGTGGCCGCCCATGGCACGCCGGATCAGGCGGAGGCCGCCGCCGCGGATGCCCGGGCCGGCTGCCTCTTCGGGGTCTGGGCCGCCGAGCGGCCGGAACGGGGGCTGGTGCTGGAGGAAGGGATGCGCCGGCTGCGCGGGGGCAAGATCTGGTGCTCCGGGGCCGGGCTGGTGGAACGGGCGCTGGCTCCGGCCCAGGCGCCGGATGGGGTGCGGATGCTTCTCCTGCCGCTGCCGAAGGGCACCGGGCGGGCGGATCTTTCCGTCTGGACGGCCTCGGGCATGCGGGCCTCGGGCACCGGCAACGTGGATTTCGGCGGGATGGAGGTGGGGCCCGGGGCGCTGATCGGTCCGCCGGGGACCTACTTCGCCCAGCCCGGCTTCTCCGGCGGGGCCTGGCGCTTCCTGGCGGTGCATCTGGGGGGCATCGAGGCGGTGGTGGAGGCGCTGCGCCGCCATCTCGACGCGACCGGCCGGGGCGGCGACCCGCACCAGCAGGCGCGGCTGGGCCAGGCCGTGACGGAGGCCGAGGCGGCGCGGCTCTGGGTGCGCGAAGCGGCCTGGATGGCGGAGGAGCCGGAAGCCGGCGGAACCGATCCGGCGCGGGTCGTGGCCTATGTCGATCTGGCGCGCGGCGCGGTGGAACGGGCCGGGCTGGCGGTGATGGAACTGGCGCAGCGTTCCATCGGCCTGGGGGCCTTCCTGCGCCCGGCCGCCATCGAGCGCATCGCGCGGGACCTCGCCACCTATCTGCGGCAGCCCGGGCCGGACCGCGCCCTGACCTCGGCGGCGCAACATGCCCTGGCGGCGCCGGCCCCGATCGGCGAGCTTTGGGAACGGTGA
- a CDS encoding CHAP domain-containing protein codes for MSVRWKLRAAALLAVPLALAGCAGSRGTVSGGTARAHGYEAGNGTYLSCVPYARARSGLALRGDAWQWWDTAAGSYARGSQPRPGSVLVFRRTARLRDGHLAVVSRVVSNREVLVDHANWASGGLKGLVARDQPVIDVSPGNDWTQLRVWYPPARVVGSTVFPAYGFIYRDLPRQASR; via the coding sequence ATGTCCGTGCGGTGGAAGCTGCGGGCGGCCGCCCTGCTGGCCGTGCCGCTCGCCCTGGCGGGCTGCGCCGGTTCACGCGGAACCGTCTCCGGCGGAACGGCGCGCGCCCATGGCTACGAGGCCGGCAACGGCACCTATCTGAGCTGCGTGCCCTATGCGCGGGCGCGCTCCGGCCTCGCCCTGCGCGGCGATGCCTGGCAGTGGTGGGACACGGCCGCCGGCAGCTACGCGCGCGGGTCGCAGCCGCGCCCCGGCAGCGTGCTGGTGTTCCGCCGCACCGCCCGGCTGCGCGACGGCCACCTCGCCGTGGTGTCGCGCGTGGTCTCGAACCGGGAGGTGCTGGTGGACCATGCCAACTGGGCCTCCGGCGGGCTGAAGGGCCTCGTGGCACGCGACCAGCCGGTGATCGACGTCTCGCCCGGGAATGACTGGACCCAGTTGCGGGTCTGGTATCCTCCGGCGCGGGTTGTCGGCAGCACGGTTTTCCCGGCCTACGGCTTCATCTACCGGGACCTGCCCCGGCAGGCGTCGCGCTGA
- a CDS encoding Bug family tripartite tricarboxylate transporter substrate binding protein, with translation MTTPLSRRGLLASAGALPFATSALAAPAADAPWPDRPLRLILPFPAGSTPDLVARAIGPELADGLGQPVVVDNRPGAGGNIGTDMAAKATDGHTICLSINGPITTAPALYRNLPYDPQRDLRPIAMAVRAPQLLVVAPSVPARSLQEFVAYVKANPDKLSFASVGAGSGGHLAMVELMAREGLRMEHVPYRGFPQAVLDMVANRIETMVVTIGAVLPQVRDGQLIALACTGEHRAAEMPDVPTLAEAGIPDATSYGWSGLFAPASMPEPHRARLEALAVAGFRKPQVRQTLENIGFEVMGLPSQDFARFIAAETERWGGLIRRLDIQAD, from the coding sequence ATGACCACGCCCCTCAGCCGCCGCGGCCTGCTCGCCAGCGCCGGTGCCCTGCCTTTCGCGACTTCGGCCCTCGCCGCCCCCGCCGCGGACGCGCCCTGGCCGGACCGGCCGCTCCGCCTGATCCTGCCCTTCCCGGCCGGCTCCACGCCCGACCTGGTGGCCCGCGCCATCGGCCCGGAACTGGCCGACGGGCTCGGCCAGCCCGTGGTGGTGGACAACCGCCCCGGCGCCGGCGGCAATATCGGCACCGACATGGCCGCCAAGGCGACGGATGGCCATACCATCTGCCTGTCGATCAACGGGCCGATCACCACCGCCCCGGCCCTGTACCGCAACCTGCCCTATGATCCGCAGCGCGACCTGCGGCCGATCGCCATGGCGGTGCGGGCGCCGCAGCTCCTGGTCGTCGCGCCGAGCGTGCCGGCCCGCAGCCTCCAGGAGTTCGTCGCCTATGTGAAGGCCAATCCGGACAAGCTGTCCTTCGCCTCGGTCGGCGCCGGTTCCGGCGGGCACCTCGCCATGGTGGAGCTGATGGCGCGGGAAGGGCTGCGGATGGAGCACGTGCCCTATCGCGGCTTCCCGCAGGCGGTGCTGGACATGGTGGCCAACCGTATCGAGACGATGGTGGTCACGATCGGCGCGGTCCTGCCGCAGGTGCGCGACGGCCAGCTCATCGCCCTCGCCTGCACCGGCGAGCACCGCGCCGCCGAGATGCCGGACGTGCCGACCCTGGCGGAGGCCGGGATCCCGGACGCCACCTCCTATGGCTGGAGCGGCCTCTTCGCCCCGGCCTCGATGCCTGAACCGCACCGCGCCCGGCTGGAGGCGCTCGCCGTGGCGGGCTTCCGGAAGCCGCAGGTCCGCCAGACGCTGGAGAATATCGGCTTCGAGGTGATGGGCCTGCCGAGCCAGGATTTCGCCCGCTTCATCGCCGCCGAGACGGAACGCTGGGGCGGCCTGATCCGCAGGCTGGACATCCAGGCCGACTGA
- a CDS encoding twin-arginine translocase TatA/TatE family subunit has product MGSFSIWHWLIVLLVVLLLFGSGKISGLMGDLATGIKSFKKNMREDEDESMARDTQVPPANLPPPPPGTPTTGTNNATTTANPGRPAA; this is encoded by the coding sequence ATGGGTTCGTTCAGCATCTGGCACTGGCTCATCGTCCTGCTGGTGGTCCTGCTGCTCTTCGGAAGCGGCAAGATCAGCGGCCTGATGGGCGACCTGGCCACCGGCATCAAGTCGTTCAAGAAGAACATGCGCGAGGACGAGGACGAGTCCATGGCGCGCGACACCCAGGTGCCGCCGGCCAACCTGCCGCCCCCGCCGCCGGGCACGCCGACCACCGGCACCAACAACGCGACCACCACCGCCAATCCGGGCCGCCCCGCGGCCTGA
- a CDS encoding methylthioribulose 1-phosphate dehydratase, whose translation MELAEAVSRIIGTGRRMDARGWVPATAGNLSIRLPGDRVAVTRSGCHKGFLEEGHVMVVDLDGRPEDPSLRPSAETLLHCGAYRQFPEAGAVLHGHSIANTVMSRMSGDEILLQGYELLKAFPGLPTHDATISLPVFDNDQDIARLQSRVSARWREMAEDEAIIPPGYLIRGHGVYVWAADMDGALARLEALEFMLSCELIAQSRGGMFE comes from the coding sequence ATGGAGCTGGCGGAAGCGGTCAGCCGCATCATCGGGACCGGCCGGCGCATGGATGCGCGCGGCTGGGTCCCGGCCACGGCGGGGAATCTCTCCATCCGCCTGCCCGGCGACCGGGTCGCGGTCACGCGCTCCGGCTGCCACAAGGGCTTCCTGGAGGAAGGGCATGTCATGGTCGTGGACCTGGACGGCCGCCCCGAGGACCCGTCGCTGCGGCCCTCGGCGGAAACCCTGCTGCATTGCGGTGCCTACCGCCAGTTCCCGGAGGCGGGGGCGGTGCTGCATGGACACAGCATCGCCAACACGGTCATGTCGCGCATGTCGGGCGACGAGATCCTTCTGCAGGGCTACGAGCTGCTGAAGGCCTTCCCCGGCCTGCCCACCCATGACGCCACGATCAGCCTGCCGGTCTTCGACAACGACCAGGACATCGCCCGGCTCCAGTCCCGCGTTTCCGCCCGCTGGCGGGAGATGGCGGAGGACGAGGCGATCATTCCGCCGGGCTATTTGATCCGTGGCCATGGCGTCTATGTATGGGCAGCCGATATGGACGGGGCGCTGGCGCGGCTGGAGGCCCTGGAATTCATGCTGAGTTGCGAGCTGATCGCGCAGAGCCGAGGAGGGATGTTCGAATGA